The Vidua chalybeata isolate OUT-0048 chromosome 31, bVidCha1 merged haplotype, whole genome shotgun sequence genome window below encodes:
- the LOC128801701 gene encoding zinc finger protein 239-like, producing MPVGWIMGVQDWRRVCKPNPGSCGEERAPLSQEGGQRSSRSSELVEKPHGREKPHKCLECGKSFSYNSRLKEHEVIHTGERPYKCGDYGKSFSWSSSLFQHQVIHSGEKPYECLECGQSFSWSSSLTKHQKIHSRECPYECLECGKSFSERSSLMHHQRIHTGEWPYECLECGKSFSHRSSLHSHQKVHTGEWPYKCLKCEKSFSNSFCLIRHQIIHTGEPLYTCRKCLKSFSDYSNLISHQRLHSEEWPYKCEHCGKRFKLTSYLSRHQKVHSGEKPYECPKCRKRFRIHAHLLQHQPTHTEERPFHCPSCGKGFKRNSHLTTYQRLHTREKPYECPECGKSFSRSSHLTQHQRRHQ from the exons ATGCCCGTTGGATGGATAATGGGGGTCCAAGACTg GAGGAGGGTCTGCAAACCCAACCCAGGGAGCTGCGGGGAGGAAAGAGCCCCCCTGAGCCAGGAAGGCGGCCAGAGATCCAGCcggagctcagagctggtggagaagcctcatggcagggagaagccccacaagtgcttggaatgtgggaagagcttcagctaCAACTCCCGTCTGAAGGAACACGAGgtgatccacactggggaacggccctacaaGTGTGGGGACTATGGGAAGAGCTTCAGTTGGAGCTCCAGCCTGTTCCAGCACCAGGTGATCCACAGTGGGGAAAAGCCTTATGAGTGCTTGGAGTGTGGGCAGAGCTTCAGCTGGAGCTCCAGTCTGACCAAGCACCAGAAGATCCATAGCAGGGAATGCCCCTATGAGTGcttggagtgtgggaagagcttcagtgAGAGGTCCTCCCTGATGCACCACCAGAGAATTCACACTGGAGAATGGCCTTATgagtgcttggaatgtgggaagagcttcagccaCAGATCCAGCCTGCACAGCCACCAGAAGGTCCATACTGGGGAATGGCCCTATAAATGCTTGAAATGCGAGAAGAGCTTCAGCAATAGCTTTTGTCTGATTCGCCACCAGATAATTCACACAGGGGAACCGCTCTACACATGTAGAAAATGTCTGAAGAGCTTCAGTGACTACTCCAACCTCATCAGCCACCAGCGCCTGCACTCTGAGGAATGGCCCTACAAGTGTGAGCACTGTGGGAAGAGGTTCAAGCTCACATCCTACCTCAGCCGCCACCAGAAGGTGCACTCCGGGGAGAAGCCCTATGAGTGTCCCAAGTGTAGGAAGAGGTTTCGGATCCATGCCCATCTCCTCCAACATCAGCCAACACATacagaggagaggcccttccactgccccagctGCGGGAAGGGCTTCAAACGCAACTCCCACCTCACCACCTACCAGCGCCTCCACACCAGGGAGAAGCCCTATGAATGTCctgagtgtgggaagagcttctccaggagctctcaCTTGACCCAACACCAACGGAGGCACCAGTAA
- the LOC128801792 gene encoding gastrula zinc finger protein XlCGF49.1-like → MEEKPQRFLTRMGCKPSPGSCGEERAPLSQEGGSSWRSELVEKKPQAGEKPHKCLECGKGFRYSSHLREHQVIHMGEKPYKCGECGKGFSKSSNLISHRKIHTGERPHTCLECGKSFRRNSSLREHQMLHTGERPFQCTECGKRFLRSSRLLLHQRIHTQERPFCCPDCGKGFQNNSSLLLGHLHTGERPFECSECRKSLVRCPSSTPQGRSTFDDPQ, encoded by the coding sequence AtggaggaaaagccccagagatTCCTCACAAGGATgggctgcaaacccagcccagggagctgtggggaggaaAGAGCCCCCCTGAGCCAGGAAGGCGGCTCCAGCTGGAGATCAGAGCTGGTGGAGAAGAAGCCTCAGGCCGGGGAGAAGCCCCACaagtgcttggaatgtgggaagggcttcaggTACAGCTCCCATCTGAGGGAGCACCAGGTGATCCACATGGGGGAAAAGCCCTACaagtgtggggaatgtgggaagggcttcagcAAGAGCTCCAACCTCATCAGCCACAGGaagatccacactggggaacggccccACACctgcttggaatgtgggaagagcttcaggcgGAACTCCAGTCTGAGGGAACACCAGATGCTacacaccggggagaggcccttCCAGTGTACCGAGTGTGGGAAGCGCTTTCTGAGGTCATCCCGTCTCCTCCTGCATCAGCGCATTCACACACAGGAgaggcccttctgctgccctgactgcGGGAAGGGCTTCCAGAACAACTCCAGCCTCCTTCTGGGGCAcctccacactggggagaggcctTTCGAGTGCTCCGAATGCAGGAAGAGCTTAGTGCGCTGCCCCAGCTCCACCCCCCAAGGACGATCCACGTTTGATGATCCCCAGTGA